A single Phoenix dactylifera cultivar Barhee BC4 chromosome 1, palm_55x_up_171113_PBpolish2nd_filt_p, whole genome shotgun sequence DNA region contains:
- the LOC103722632 gene encoding L-type lectin-domain containing receptor kinase IX.1-like, with translation MTPCCNRPRTPVPSLRLLLLSLFQLLCFMIPHASPLSFNYSIFNQDATGDLTSYEDATLQSNAIQLTRNQMNTYLERSMGSVVHNEPVHLWDKRSGKLADFTSNFSFTIDGLNKSRSADGIAFFLSSYPYYNETFNHSWGGALGLFDRNGTNMTRNKIVAVEFDSYINPEYNDSSANHVGIDIHRIVSVAHVELNTSIRQKAILFASVCYNASTRNLSVFLSNSSDPRRNWSLSYGVDLRDYLPEKVVVGFSASTGDLYEVHTIFSWSFSSKDLGLRHKRSKALEFAIPSGILVGLFCAMFFIRKYMRKKVSRNMAEDEDTAMDVLVGDAIERASGPRRFPYSLLLSATHNFARERKLGEGGFGEVYMGVLHDPKLEVAIKRFSKDSKQGKREYISEITTISQLRHRHLVQLIGYCHERGDLLLVYEYMLNRSLDYHLYGKDRFLTWPVRYKIALGLASALLYLHEEWQQCIIHRDVKPSNVMLDSEFNAKLGDFGLARLMDHDCNPLTTVLMGTRGYIAPEYAVTGKPSKESDVYSFGVVILEIACGRKPIIEDKEMKGKVNLVQWVWELYGRKMCLTAADERLKMEFDEQQMERLMVVGLWCAHPASDLRPSIRQVIHVLEFDAPVPNLPPKMPVPVYCPPSGDLFNPGSTSSDTYSASSWSISGR, from the exons ATGACTCCTTGCTGCAACCGCCCCAGAACTCCTGTTCCATCCCTCCGACTCTTATTGCTGTCCCTCTTCCAGTTGTTGTGCTTCATGATTCCCCATGCAAGTCCACTCTCCTTCAATTACTCTATCTTCAATCAGGATGCAACGGGAGACCTAACAAGCTACGAGGACGCCACGCTTCAGAGCAACGCCATCCAACTCACCAGGAACCAAATGAACACGTACTTGGAAAGGAGCATGGGCAGTGTTGTGCATAATGAACCAGTGCATCTCTGGGACAAACGTTCAGGTAAACTCGCCGACTTCACTTCGAATTTCTCTTTCACTATCGATGGCCTCAACAAATCAAGAAGCGCCGACGGGATAGCCTTCTTCCTCTCGTCTTACCCATACTATAATGAGACCTTCAATCATTCATGGGGTGGGGCTCTTGGGCTATTCGACCGCAATGGTACTAACATGACGAGAAACAAGATCGTCGCCGTCGAGTTTGATAGCTACATAAACCCCGAGTATAATGATTCTAGTGCCAATCATGTGGGAATCGACATCCACAGGATTGTTTCCGTTGCGCATGTGGAGTTGAATACAAGTATAAGGCAAAAAGCCATACTTTTTGCATCTGTTTGTTACAATGCTAGTACTAGAAATTTGAGTGTCTTCCTTAGCAATTCCTCAGATCCTAGGAGGAATTGGAGTCTGTCTTATGGTGTCGACTTGAGGGATTACCTGCCAGAAAAGGTTGTCGTTGGCTTCTCAGCCTCCACAGGTGACCTGTATGAGGTACATACCATCTTCTCCTGGAGTTTCAGTTCCAAAGATCTTGGACTGAGGCATAAAAGGTCTAAAGCCTTGGAGTTTGCTATTCCTTCAGGAATTTTAGTAGGTTTGTTCTGTGCGATGTTTTTTATCAGAAAATATATGCGTAAGAAGGTTAGTAGAAACATGGCAGAAGACGAAGACACGGCTATGGATGTTTTAGTCGGTGATGCAATTGAGAGGGCCAGTGGGCCTAGGAGATTTCCTTATAGCTTACTTCTGAGTGCAACGCATAATTTTGCAAGGGAGAGGAAGCTAGGGGAAGGAGGATTCGGGGAGGTTTACATGGGAGTATTGCATGATCCAAAGCTTGAAGTGGCAATTAAAAGGTTCTCTAAAGATTCCAAGCAAGGTAAGAGAGAGTACATATCTGAAATCACGACCATCAGCCAGTTAAGGCATCGCCATCTTGTGCAGCTTATTGGCTATTGTCATGAAAGGGGCGACTTGTTGCTTGTCTATGAGTACATGTTGAACAGAAGCCTTGATTACCATCTATATGGCAAGGATAGATTTCTTACATGGCCCGTTCGGTACAAGATTGCTTTGGGGTTGGCCTCGGCGTTGCTCTACCTTCATGAAGAGTGGCAGCAATGCATCATCCACCGAGACGTGAAGCCAAGCAATGTGATGTTGGATTCAGAGTTCAATGCTAAACTTGGTGATTTCGGATTGGCAAGGCTCATGGATCATGATTGCAACCCACTAACAACGGTTTTGATGGGGACCAGAGGATATATTGCGCCAGAATATGCTGTTACAG GAAAACCTAGCAAAGAATCTGATGTCTATAGCTTTGGAGTGGTTATATTAGAAATAGCATGCGGCAGAAAGCCCATTATTGAAGATAAGGAAATGAAGGGTAAAGTAAATTTGGTACAGTGGGTTTGGGAGCTTTATGGAAGAAAGATGTGTTTGACTGCAGCAGATGAAAGACTGAAGATGGAGTTTGATGAGCAACAAATGGAACGCTTGATGGTTGTAGGGTTATGGTGTGCCCACCCGGCATCAGATCTAAGGCCATCCATAAGGCAAGTGATTCATGTTCTTGAGTTTGATGCTCCAGTACCAAATTTGCCACCTAAAATGCCTGTTCCAGTATACTGTCCTCCATCTGGAGATTTGTTTAATCCTGGATCAACTTCATCGGATACATACTCTGCTTCATCATGGTCGATATCTGGTCGCTGA